In one Gemmatimonadota bacterium genomic region, the following are encoded:
- a CDS encoding sigma-70 family RNA polymerase sigma factor: protein MTAPVTDITSARSERELVTRAGSGDPAAQRDLYDRHVDRVYRVAFRLAGDDDAARDITQETFIRAFGRLGEFRHESALGTWLHSIAVSIALGALRKRARMDKRHVPLDAAADVGGNDNHADVDLREQLHAAIDALPAGYRAVFVMYEIEGFSHQEIARTLGVAETTSKGQLFRARAKLRESLKHFARDRQ from the coding sequence ATGACGGCACCTGTAACCGACATCACATCCGCGCGGTCCGAGCGAGAGCTCGTCACCCGCGCCGGCTCCGGAGATCCAGCCGCACAGCGCGATCTCTACGACCGGCATGTGGATCGTGTGTATCGAGTTGCCTTCAGGTTGGCCGGCGATGATGACGCCGCCCGCGACATAACGCAGGAAACGTTCATTCGCGCATTTGGAAGACTCGGGGAGTTCAGGCATGAATCAGCACTCGGTACGTGGCTGCACAGTATCGCGGTTTCCATCGCACTTGGCGCGCTGCGCAAACGAGCACGCATGGACAAACGACACGTTCCGCTCGACGCTGCCGCCGACGTCGGCGGCAACGATAACCACGCCGACGTCGATCTGCGGGAGCAATTACATGCAGCGATCGATGCCCTGCCAGCCGGATATCGCGCGGTGTTCGTGATGTACGAGATCGAGGGATTCAGCCATCAGGAAATTGCACGCACTCTTGGCGTCGCCGAAACGACATCCAAGGGACAGCTCTTTCGGGCGCGCGCAAAACTGCGCGAATCGCTCAAGCATTTCGCGAGGGACAGGCAATGA
- a CDS encoding DHA2 family efflux MFS transporter permease subunit gives MATAAAVPANASESEELNPFRWIILAGLITAAIMEVLDTTIVNVALPQMAGNLGATLEEIGWVLTGYILSNVVVLPMTAFLTETFGRKNYLTASIIIFVVASFLCGTSTSLTEIVIWRIVQGAGGAALLSTAQATIRQIFPRDQQGMVQAIFILGIIVAPTLGPTLGGWITDNYSWNWCFFINIPIGIVSAFLVSTFLHDPPGKRGREGGIDFVGILLLMVGVGSLQYVLEEGNRNDWFSDSLILRLSIVSGICLTVMLWWELSSRNKHPVVDFRVLKNRQLSASIFLFIALGFGLYGGTFIFPLFTQTILGLTPMDTGLALLPGGIATAIAAIICGKLLNGAKPLVDGRILIVIGISIFTVAMWKLGHLTPQAGEGDVRYALIYRGFALGFLFTPINNVAYGVLEPSEAQQASGLINLSRQLGGSFGIAILSTYVTTHAQMHRADLITNLYSTNPELVARQHSVIAGLMAQGMPAVTAARTWYALLEGTLERQASMLSYNDAWIMIMLTFIVVSPAVLLLRAPRPRSGPAPDMH, from the coding sequence ATGGCGACCGCAGCAGCAGTACCCGCGAATGCCTCCGAATCGGAGGAGCTGAACCCCTTCCGCTGGATCATCCTGGCTGGTCTCATAACGGCGGCGATTATGGAGGTGCTCGACACCACCATCGTCAACGTCGCACTTCCCCAGATGGCCGGAAACCTCGGCGCCACGCTCGAGGAAATCGGTTGGGTTCTCACAGGCTACATACTATCGAACGTCGTCGTCCTACCCATGACGGCGTTCCTCACTGAAACCTTCGGCCGGAAAAACTACCTCACGGCGTCGATCATCATCTTCGTCGTTGCGTCGTTTCTCTGCGGCACCTCCACCAGCCTCACCGAGATCGTCATCTGGCGAATCGTTCAGGGCGCCGGTGGCGCAGCCCTGCTTTCCACCGCCCAGGCCACGATCCGCCAGATCTTCCCGCGCGATCAGCAGGGCATGGTCCAGGCGATCTTCATACTCGGCATCATTGTCGCCCCCACACTCGGGCCGACCCTGGGCGGCTGGATAACGGACAATTACAGCTGGAACTGGTGTTTCTTCATCAACATTCCGATTGGAATCGTCTCGGCGTTCCTGGTCAGCACGTTTCTCCACGACCCGCCCGGCAAGAGAGGCAGGGAAGGCGGGATCGATTTCGTCGGGATACTGCTGCTCATGGTCGGCGTGGGATCATTGCAGTACGTCCTCGAGGAAGGCAACCGCAACGACTGGTTCTCGGATTCGCTCATCCTGCGCCTCTCGATCGTCTCCGGTATCTGCCTCACCGTGATGCTCTGGTGGGAGCTGTCGTCCCGGAACAAGCATCCCGTGGTCGACTTCAGAGTTCTCAAGAACAGGCAGTTGTCGGCGTCGATCTTCCTCTTCATCGCGCTTGGCTTTGGCCTCTACGGCGGGACCTTCATCTTCCCGCTCTTCACCCAGACCATACTCGGCCTGACGCCGATGGACACCGGCCTCGCGCTGCTGCCCGGCGGTATCGCAACAGCCATCGCGGCAATCATCTGCGGCAAGCTTCTGAATGGGGCCAAGCCGCTGGTCGACGGCCGCATCCTTATAGTGATCGGCATCTCCATATTCACCGTCGCCATGTGGAAGCTGGGTCACCTGACGCCACAGGCGGGCGAGGGCGATGTCCGATACGCCCTCATCTATCGCGGCTTCGCGCTCGGCTTCCTCTTCACGCCAATCAATAACGTCGCCTATGGCGTTCTGGAGCCAAGCGAGGCGCAACAGGCCTCCGGCCTCATCAATCTCTCGCGCCAACTGGGTGGTTCATTCGGCATCGCGATTCTGAGCACTTATGTGACCACCCATGCCCAGATGCACCGGGCTGATCTGATCACAAATCTGTATTCGACCAACCCAGAGCTGGTCGCGCGCCAGCACAGCGTGATCGCCGGCCTCATGGCCCAGGGGATGCCGGCCGTAACCGCCGCCAGAACATGGTACGCCCTGCTCGAAGGCACCCTGGAGCGGCAAGCGTCCATGCTCAGCTACAACGACGCGTGGATCATGATCATGCTCACGTTCATTGTCGTCTCGCCCGCGGTGCTTCTCCTCCGGGCTCCCCGTCCGAGGAGCGGCCCAGCGCCCGACATGCACTAG
- a CDS encoding DPP IV N-terminal domain-containing protein — protein MVIDWLARRVTLPRLLGLATAAAISIGSPVQAQDRLRAMPEYARYQKLSEEIFSSVTSAAIRPVWLDGGKAFEYEFAGQRYHYDVAKRTATVSGAVDAAADLAARRARFAGGPERGRQFESALSPDGKLKAFFRDRNMWLSDASGAGEIALTTDGSVPNRIKNGTASWVYGEELDQRTAMWWSPDGSKIAYYRFDESKVPDYYIGMNQTGLHTTVDVEAFPQPGVPNPIVDLFVYDVAKKMTTRIDVRDGKPFDNAVVGHYVYHVGWSPDGREITFNRTNRRQNILEFTACGPDSGKCRVVVRDAWPASWVANNPEMTYLADGKRFIWESERNGFRNYYLYDLTGKLVSTLTSNQFDAGEIARVDEKAGVVYYTAHDGDNAMKMQLRRVDLNGRNDRRLTDPAFNHTISFAPDGKYFVDVAQTHDRPPMAQLVTAGGKVAAEIARSDMTKFEQLGLKRVEMFSYKAGDGTTMLHGMLHFPSNFDPTRKYPLLVSVYGGPNTNGATENFTLPNRLTELGFLVATLDSRSADGRGKHFLDAIYEKLGIVEIDDQAAGVRALDARPYVDRDRVGIYGTSYGGYASLMSLLRYPDLFAAACSMSPPTDWRNYDTIYTERYMWIPEENAAGYDAASAMTYASQLKGRLMLYYGTADNNVHNSNTMQMVSALQKAGKSFDVQVGPDQGHSALNTERMMEFFIDNLPARTNVSVASH, from the coding sequence ATGGTCATCGATTGGCTAGCCCGCCGCGTTACGCTTCCACGCCTGCTCGGTCTCGCGACCGCCGCGGCGATATCGATCGGGTCGCCCGTTCAAGCGCAGGATCGCCTGAGAGCGATGCCGGAGTACGCGCGGTATCAGAAACTCAGCGAAGAGATATTCAGCTCGGTCACGAGCGCGGCCATCCGGCCGGTATGGCTGGATGGTGGAAAGGCATTCGAATACGAGTTTGCTGGCCAGCGGTATCACTATGACGTTGCCAAACGCACCGCAACTGTTTCCGGCGCCGTCGATGCGGCTGCCGACCTTGCAGCCCGGCGCGCACGGTTCGCCGGTGGCCCGGAGCGGGGACGCCAATTCGAGTCTGCACTATCCCCGGACGGCAAGCTCAAGGCGTTCTTCCGCGACCGCAACATGTGGCTGAGTGACGCCAGCGGAGCCGGCGAGATTGCGCTCACCACTGACGGGAGCGTCCCCAATCGCATCAAGAACGGCACAGCTTCGTGGGTGTACGGCGAGGAGCTGGATCAGCGCACCGCCATGTGGTGGTCGCCGGACGGCTCGAAGATCGCCTATTACCGCTTCGACGAGAGCAAGGTCCCCGATTACTACATTGGTATGAATCAGACCGGGCTGCACACGACAGTCGACGTCGAGGCCTTCCCGCAACCCGGTGTCCCCAATCCGATCGTCGATTTGTTCGTGTACGACGTCGCGAAAAAGATGACGACTCGCATCGACGTGCGGGATGGCAAGCCGTTCGATAATGCCGTCGTTGGCCATTACGTGTACCATGTGGGCTGGAGCCCGGACGGACGCGAGATCACCTTCAATCGCACGAACCGCCGCCAGAACATCCTCGAGTTCACGGCATGCGGTCCCGACAGCGGAAAATGCCGAGTGGTGGTGCGTGATGCGTGGCCCGCAAGCTGGGTCGCGAACAATCCGGAGATGACGTATCTCGCCGATGGCAAGCGCTTCATCTGGGAATCGGAGCGTAACGGTTTCCGCAATTATTATCTGTACGATCTCACGGGGAAGTTGGTCTCAACTCTCACCAGCAACCAGTTCGACGCAGGAGAGATCGCGCGCGTCGACGAGAAAGCAGGTGTCGTCTACTACACCGCTCACGATGGTGACAACGCGATGAAGATGCAGTTGCGTCGCGTCGATCTGAACGGCCGCAACGACCGTCGCCTCACGGATCCTGCCTTCAATCATACGATAAGCTTCGCACCCGACGGCAAATACTTCGTCGACGTCGCGCAGACTCACGATCGGCCACCGATGGCACAGCTCGTCACTGCCGGCGGAAAGGTCGCTGCGGAGATCGCCCGGAGCGACATGACGAAGTTCGAGCAGCTCGGTCTCAAGCGCGTGGAAATGTTCAGCTACAAGGCGGGTGACGGAACGACAATGCTGCACGGAATGCTGCACTTTCCTTCCAACTTCGATCCGACCAGGAAGTACCCGCTCCTCGTCAGCGTCTATGGAGGCCCCAATACCAACGGTGCAACCGAGAACTTCACCCTCCCGAATCGACTCACCGAGCTCGGATTTCTTGTAGCCACCCTCGACTCACGAAGTGCCGACGGCCGCGGCAAGCATTTCCTCGACGCCATCTACGAAAAGCTCGGCATCGTCGAGATCGACGATCAGGCCGCAGGTGTGCGCGCACTCGACGCACGCCCATACGTCGACCGCGATCGGGTTGGGATTTACGGTACGTCGTATGGCGGATACGCGTCGCTCATGTCGTTGCTTCGCTACCCCGATCTCTTCGCCGCTGCATGCAGCATGTCGCCGCCGACGGACTGGCGCAACTACGACACCATCTACACCGAACGGTACATGTGGATTCCGGAGGAAAACGCCGCGGGCTACGATGCGGCCAGCGCGATGACCTACGCGTCCCAGCTCAAGGGCCGGCTGATGCTCTACTACGGAACCGCCGACAACAATGTCCACAACTCGAACACCATGCAGATGGTCTCGGCTCTCCAGAAAGCAGGCAAGAGCTTCGACGTGCAGGTCGGGCCGGACCAGGGTCACTCCGCGCTCAATACGGAGCGGATGATGGAATTCTTCATCGATAATTTGCCGGCCAGAACAAACGTATCTGTCGCCAGCCACTAG